From a region of the Pectobacterium aquaticum genome:
- the hmpA gene encoding NO-inducible flavohemoprotein, which translates to MLDNQTIAIVKSTIPLLAETGPKLTAHFYDRMFTHNPELKDIFNMSNQRNGDQREALFNAICAYATNIENLAALLPAVERIAQKHASFNIQADQYQIVGNHLLATLDELFSPGQDILDAWGKAYGVLANVFIQREGDIYRSTEAKNGGWSGVRPFRIVNKQPQSSVITSFTLEPTDGQPIADFQPGQYLAVYIKHDSFANQEIRQYSLTHAPNGKSYRIAVKREAQGTVSGYLHDTAREGDIIHLAAPHGDFFLDIPAATPVALISGGVGQTPMLGMLHTLKQQDHQAKVLWLHAAENGTAHAFADEIKQTGQSLPQFQHHIWYREPQQADRLREDYHHSGLMQLASLKEELTTPDMHYYLCGPVVFMQFIAQQLLAMGIPAEQLHYECFGPHKVV; encoded by the coding sequence ATGCTGGATAACCAAACTATCGCCATCGTTAAGTCAACCATTCCTCTGCTGGCGGAAACCGGCCCGAAACTGACCGCACATTTTTACGATCGCATGTTTACGCATAACCCTGAGCTCAAAGATATTTTTAACATGAGCAACCAGCGCAATGGCGATCAGCGTGAAGCGCTGTTCAATGCCATTTGTGCTTATGCAACGAATATTGAAAACCTGGCCGCGCTGCTGCCTGCGGTTGAGCGCATCGCCCAGAAGCATGCCAGCTTTAACATTCAGGCCGATCAGTATCAGATCGTCGGTAATCATTTATTGGCCACGCTGGATGAACTGTTTAGCCCCGGTCAGGACATACTGGATGCCTGGGGTAAAGCCTATGGCGTGCTGGCGAATGTCTTCATCCAGCGCGAAGGCGATATCTACCGCAGCACCGAAGCGAAAAACGGCGGCTGGAGCGGTGTGCGACCTTTCCGTATTGTGAACAAGCAGCCGCAGAGCTCGGTGATTACCAGCTTCACGTTGGAACCCACCGACGGCCAGCCTATTGCGGATTTTCAGCCGGGCCAATATCTGGCGGTTTACATCAAGCATGACAGTTTTGCCAATCAGGAGATTCGCCAATACTCTCTGACGCATGCGCCGAATGGAAAGTCCTACCGAATTGCGGTTAAACGCGAAGCACAGGGCACCGTTTCCGGCTATCTGCATGATACCGCGCGTGAAGGCGACATCATTCATCTGGCGGCGCCGCATGGCGATTTCTTCCTTGATATCCCCGCTGCTACGCCGGTTGCCCTGATTTCCGGCGGCGTGGGGCAAACCCCGATGCTGGGCATGTTGCATACGCTCAAGCAGCAGGATCATCAGGCGAAGGTGTTATGGCTGCACGCAGCAGAAAATGGCACAGCGCATGCGTTTGCGGATGAAATCAAACAAACAGGCCAATCACTACCACAGTTCCAGCATCACATTTGGTATCGGGAACCGCAGCAGGCCGATCGCTTGCGAGAAGATTATCATCACAGCGGGCTAATGCAGTTGGCCTCGTTAAAAGAGGAATTAACCACGCCTGATATGCACTATTACCTGTGCGGCCCTGTGGTTTTCATGCAGTTTATCGCACAGCAGTTGCTGGCGATGGGTATCCCCGCTGAGCAACTGCATTACGAATGTTTTGGTCCACATAAAGTCGTCTAA
- the glyA gene encoding serine hydroxymethyltransferase: MLKREMNIADYDADLWQAMEQEVVRQEEHIELIASENYTSPRVMQAQGSQLTNKYAEGYPGKRYYGGCEYVDIVEQLAIDRAKALFGADYANVQPHSGSQANFAVYTALLQPGDTILGMNLAHGGHLTHGSPVNLSGKLYNVIPYGIDESGKIDYDEMAELARTHKPKMIVGGFSAYSGVVDWAKMREIADSIGAYLFVDMAHVAGLIAADVYPNPVPHAHIVTTTTHKTLAGPRGGLILAKGGDEELYKKLNSAVFPGGQGGPLMHVIAGKAVALKEAMEPEFKVYQQQVAKNAKAMVEVFLSRGFNVVSGATSNHLFLLDLVSKNLTGKEADAALGRANITVNKNSVPNDPKSPFVTSGIRIGTPAATRRGFKEAEVRELAGWICDVLDNINDEATIERVKQKVLDICARFPVYA; this comes from the coding sequence ATGTTAAAGCGTGAAATGAACATTGCCGATTATGATGCCGACCTGTGGCAAGCAATGGAGCAAGAAGTGGTGCGTCAGGAAGAGCACATTGAACTGATTGCGTCAGAAAACTACACCAGCCCACGCGTTATGCAGGCTCAAGGGTCTCAGCTGACGAACAAGTATGCTGAAGGTTATCCGGGCAAACGTTACTACGGTGGCTGTGAGTATGTTGATATCGTTGAGCAACTGGCGATCGACCGTGCGAAAGCGCTGTTCGGTGCAGATTATGCCAACGTGCAGCCGCACTCCGGCTCTCAGGCGAACTTTGCCGTTTACACCGCGCTGCTGCAGCCGGGCGACACCATTCTGGGTATGAACCTGGCACACGGTGGTCACCTGACGCACGGTTCTCCGGTTAACCTGTCGGGCAAACTGTATAACGTCATTCCTTACGGCATCGACGAAAGCGGCAAGATCGACTACGACGAAATGGCTGAACTGGCGCGTACGCATAAGCCAAAAATGATCGTTGGCGGTTTCTCCGCTTACTCTGGCGTGGTTGACTGGGCGAAGATGCGCGAAATCGCTGACAGCATCGGTGCTTACCTGTTTGTTGATATGGCGCACGTTGCCGGTCTGATTGCAGCCGATGTTTACCCTAACCCAGTTCCTCATGCCCACATCGTGACCACCACCACGCACAAAACGCTGGCTGGCCCACGCGGTGGCCTGATTCTGGCGAAAGGCGGCGACGAAGAGCTGTACAAAAAACTGAACTCAGCTGTTTTCCCTGGTGGTCAGGGCGGCCCGTTGATGCACGTTATCGCGGGTAAAGCGGTGGCGCTGAAAGAAGCAATGGAGCCTGAATTCAAGGTTTATCAGCAGCAGGTCGCGAAAAACGCCAAAGCAATGGTTGAAGTTTTCCTGTCGCGTGGTTTTAACGTCGTTTCTGGTGCAACCAGTAACCACCTGTTCCTGCTAGATCTGGTGAGCAAAAACCTGACCGGTAAAGAAGCGGATGCTGCGCTGGGCCGTGCAAATATCACCGTGAACAAAAACAGCGTGCCTAACGATCCGAAGAGCCCGTTTGTGACTTCTGGTATCCGTATCGGCACGCCAGCGGCAACCCGTCGCGGCTTTAAAGAAGCGGAAGTGCGTGAACTGGCTGGCTGGATCTGTGATGTGTTAGACAACATCAACGACGAAGCGACCATTGAACGTGTGAAACAGAAAGTTCTGGATATCTGCGCCCGCTTCCCAGTTTACGCATAA
- a CDS encoding 3-phenylpropionate MFS transporter, with protein MVLQSTRWLALSYFTYFFCYGVFLPFWGGWLKGEGLSAESIGMLLGAGLVARFVGSLVITPSVKDPSKLITMLRGLALLSLALAVGFWLGNAWLWLMIVMIGFNLFFAPLVPLTDALAATWQRQVVMDYGKVRVWGSIAFVIASAATGELVAIWGHPAILAILSAGLVVMLVGMLLRPSVMPQAATSTAQSVNVTPWKTLLTEPAVWRFLLCVSLLQGAHAAYYGFSVIYWQDSGYSASIIGYLWSLGVVAEIVIFTFSQRLFRRWSARQLLLLSALCGVVRWGLMGATVALPWLIVIQILHCGTFTVCHLAAMRFIAARGDGDVLRLQAVYSALAMGGSIAVMTMVSGFLFEHLQGSTFWVMALLAVPALFIRPSVSHHTAVEKA; from the coding sequence ATGGTTTTGCAATCGACGCGCTGGTTGGCGCTGAGCTATTTCACCTACTTTTTTTGCTATGGTGTTTTTTTGCCGTTTTGGGGCGGATGGCTGAAAGGCGAGGGGCTGTCCGCTGAGTCGATCGGCATGCTGTTGGGTGCGGGGCTGGTGGCGCGCTTTGTCGGCAGTCTGGTCATCACGCCCAGCGTGAAAGATCCGTCCAAATTGATTACGATGTTACGTGGGCTGGCGTTGCTGTCACTGGCGCTGGCCGTCGGTTTCTGGCTCGGGAATGCCTGGCTGTGGCTGATGATAGTGATGATCGGGTTTAACCTGTTTTTCGCACCGCTGGTGCCGCTGACCGATGCATTAGCCGCGACCTGGCAGCGGCAGGTCGTGATGGATTATGGCAAGGTGCGCGTCTGGGGCTCGATCGCGTTTGTTATCGCTTCTGCGGCGACGGGGGAACTGGTCGCTATCTGGGGACACCCCGCGATTCTGGCAATCCTCAGCGCGGGGTTGGTTGTGATGCTAGTAGGCATGCTGCTTCGCCCCAGCGTGATGCCGCAAGCGGCAACGTCGACAGCCCAATCGGTCAACGTCACACCGTGGAAAACGTTGCTGACCGAACCCGCGGTATGGCGTTTTCTGCTTTGTGTGTCCCTGTTACAGGGAGCACACGCAGCTTACTATGGTTTCAGCGTCATTTATTGGCAGGATTCGGGCTATTCCGCCTCGATTATCGGCTATCTCTGGTCGTTAGGCGTGGTTGCGGAGATTGTCATCTTCACTTTCAGCCAGCGCCTGTTCCGACGCTGGAGTGCGAGACAGCTTCTTTTGCTCTCGGCCTTATGCGGCGTGGTGCGCTGGGGCTTGATGGGCGCGACAGTGGCTCTGCCGTGGCTGATTGTGATACAGATATTGCACTGTGGAACCTTCACCGTCTGTCATCTGGCCGCTATGCGTTTTATCGCGGCACGCGGCGATGGGGACGTATTGCGGTTACAGGCGGTGTATTCCGCGTTGGCAATGGGCGGGAGTATTGCGGTGATGACGATGGTGTCCGGTTTCCTGTTCGAACACCTGCAGGGCAGCACGTTCTGGGTGATGGCGCTGCTGGCGGTTCCGGCCCTGTTTATTCGGCCTTCTGTCAGCCACCATACTGCTGTCGAAAAGGCGTAA
- a CDS encoding DUF1007 family protein, producing the protein MLHYNALKRWCGQITLLMLGLAFGQPVFAHPHSFIDMQTTVESQNDNITGLRMLWTMDPITSADLLYDAGKAKKDSEVWKKLAAEVMANVLGQHYFTDIYRDGQPVKYAPMPTEYHLSRKGNQAVLEFVLPLAHPQPLAGKPLLISTYDPTYFVDMSYQNDKAVTLAPALASRCKTSLVTPEPNAELQSYALSLDKNDAPDEDMDLGKQFAQRVTLQCQ; encoded by the coding sequence ATGTTACATTATAACGCTTTGAAACGGTGGTGCGGACAGATAACGTTGCTGATGCTAGGTTTGGCATTCGGCCAGCCCGTTTTCGCTCACCCACACAGTTTTATTGATATGCAGACGACAGTTGAGAGCCAGAACGACAACATCACCGGTTTACGTATGCTGTGGACGATGGATCCCATCACGTCTGCCGACCTGTTGTATGATGCAGGGAAGGCGAAGAAGGACTCTGAAGTCTGGAAAAAGCTGGCGGCGGAAGTGATGGCGAATGTGTTAGGGCAGCACTATTTCACCGATATTTATCGTGATGGTCAGCCCGTGAAATATGCGCCGATGCCAACCGAATATCACCTTTCCCGCAAAGGCAATCAGGCGGTACTGGAATTTGTGCTGCCGCTGGCGCATCCACAGCCGCTGGCGGGCAAGCCTTTGCTGATTTCTACTTACGATCCTACCTACTTTGTCGATATGTCCTACCAGAATGACAAGGCCGTTACGCTCGCTCCTGCGCTTGCTTCACGTTGTAAAACTTCGCTCGTCACGCCGGAACCTAACGCTGAACTGCAATCCTATGCGCTGTCGCTGGATAAGAACGATGCGCCGGATGAAGACATGGATCTGGGGAAACAGTTTGCACAGCGGGTGACGTTGCAATGTCAGTGA
- a CDS encoding nickel/cobalt transporter produces the protein MSVNLGSLPRQRSLLSRLRDLWPLWLFLALLASALHYIVGYWPQIVLQSAIWQKSLHQQMSHLLQMVEQQPHQAGLSLMMFSLVYGVLHAVGPGHGKVVIMTYLATHPSKLKSSLKLTLAASLVQGLMAVALVTMVLGILQLSSRTLHNSSFWMEKGSFVLVAGLGLLLCFRALKQLYIVLVRQPKPATILRVTPLHVDSLNATQLNVPTDRRMALRPMPMLSSSPHQHDADCGCGHRHLPSNEELERDSNWRTRLMIVLAMGMRPCSGAILVLLFSKVIGVYWWGVASALVMAAGTAITISALAVLVFYCRRVVERLGANRVSPVWQRATFSLLAFAGGLILVGSGVLFYLSAQPAMMGGIRPFSG, from the coding sequence ATGTCAGTGAACCTCGGCTCACTGCCGCGTCAGCGTTCGTTGTTGAGCCGATTGCGCGATCTGTGGCCATTGTGGCTGTTCTTGGCGCTGCTGGCCTCGGCGCTGCATTACATCGTGGGATACTGGCCGCAAATTGTGCTGCAAAGCGCGATCTGGCAGAAATCGCTACATCAGCAGATGTCGCATCTGTTGCAGATGGTGGAACAGCAGCCGCATCAGGCGGGGCTGAGCCTGATGATGTTCAGTCTGGTCTATGGCGTGCTTCATGCTGTCGGGCCGGGGCACGGTAAAGTCGTTATTATGACCTATCTGGCGACGCATCCGTCGAAGCTGAAAAGCAGCCTGAAGTTGACGCTTGCCGCGTCGCTGGTTCAGGGGCTGATGGCAGTCGCGCTGGTGACCATGGTGTTAGGGATTTTGCAACTGTCGAGTCGAACGTTGCATAACAGTAGTTTCTGGATGGAAAAGGGGAGCTTCGTGCTCGTTGCGGGACTGGGGCTACTGCTCTGTTTCCGCGCGTTGAAACAGCTGTATATCGTCCTTGTTCGGCAGCCTAAGCCCGCGACGATTTTGCGCGTGACGCCTTTACACGTAGATTCTTTGAATGCAACCCAGCTTAACGTACCGACCGATAGACGTATGGCGCTTCGCCCGATGCCTATGCTTTCCTCTTCTCCTCATCAGCACGATGCCGACTGCGGCTGCGGGCACCGCCATCTCCCGAGCAATGAGGAACTTGAGCGCGATAGCAACTGGCGTACGCGGCTGATGATTGTGTTGGCGATGGGGATGCGCCCGTGCTCAGGTGCTATTCTGGTGCTGCTTTTCTCTAAAGTGATCGGCGTGTATTGGTGGGGAGTGGCCTCTGCGCTGGTAATGGCTGCCGGAACGGCGATCACAATCTCTGCGCTGGCCGTGTTGGTTTTTTACTGCCGTCGCGTGGTTGAGCGCTTAGGTGCAAACCGCGTATCACCCGTGTGGCAGCGTGCAACGTTTTCTCTTCTGGCTTTTGCTGGCGGGCTGATTTTAGTTGGCTCTGGCGTCCTGTTTTACCTCAGTGCACAGCCCGCGATGATGGGCGGCATTCGGCCCTTCTCCGGCTGA
- a CDS encoding ABC transporter substrate-binding protein, with protein sequence MKKWLFSVVALLGLSASVVASANPIVIEDVSGRKVEIKSEVKRIILGEGRQIYLLAAFDTEAPFQRVVGWRDDLPKADYDGYLAYEKQYPEIKKLPTFGGAKDGTFNVEQALTLKPDLVLMNLESKAATDEGKLIEKLSSLGIPVVFIDFREKPFENAEKSIHIMGQLVGKPQRAEEIIKFRREQIELVTDRLKNYQGPRPKVMIDRAGGYDEECCMSFGDENFGRMVEAAGGDNIAKNIIPGTFGTLNPEQIISSRPDVVVVTGANWKNYNTANGWVGVGPGADQKEALQRLQKLMERSAFKTLPVATDGNAHAIWHQFYDSPYQFVAIQVLAKWMHPELFKDIDPDATFRTFHEKFLPLPYQPGYWVTLPAKK encoded by the coding sequence ATGAAGAAATGGCTGTTTTCAGTCGTTGCTCTGTTGGGGCTGAGTGCGAGCGTTGTCGCCAGCGCTAACCCGATTGTTATTGAAGACGTTAGTGGCAGGAAGGTAGAAATCAAATCCGAAGTGAAGCGGATTATCTTAGGGGAAGGTCGACAGATTTATCTGCTGGCTGCCTTTGATACCGAGGCTCCGTTCCAGCGCGTAGTGGGCTGGCGTGACGATTTGCCGAAAGCCGATTACGACGGCTATTTGGCTTACGAAAAGCAATACCCAGAAATTAAAAAGCTGCCGACCTTTGGCGGAGCGAAAGACGGCACCTTCAACGTCGAGCAGGCATTGACGCTGAAGCCGGATTTGGTGTTGATGAATCTGGAATCAAAAGCGGCGACGGATGAAGGCAAGTTGATTGAGAAGCTCAGTTCGCTGGGCATTCCGGTGGTGTTCATCGATTTCCGCGAGAAGCCGTTTGAGAACGCAGAAAAAAGCATTCACATCATGGGCCAACTGGTTGGCAAACCACAGCGTGCGGAAGAGATTATTAAGTTCCGTCGTGAGCAGATTGAGCTTGTCACCGATCGGTTGAAGAACTATCAGGGTCCACGTCCGAAAGTGATGATCGACCGCGCGGGCGGCTATGATGAAGAGTGCTGCATGTCATTCGGTGATGAGAACTTTGGCCGCATGGTTGAAGCCGCTGGCGGTGATAACATTGCCAAGAACATCATCCCCGGCACCTTTGGTACGCTGAACCCCGAGCAGATTATCAGCTCTCGCCCGGATGTGGTGGTGGTGACCGGAGCTAACTGGAAAAACTACAACACGGCGAATGGCTGGGTTGGCGTTGGACCAGGTGCCGATCAGAAGGAAGCGCTGCAACGTTTGCAAAAACTAATGGAACGCTCAGCATTCAAAACGCTGCCAGTAGCGACCGATGGCAACGCCCATGCCATCTGGCATCAGTTCTATGACAGCCCGTATCAGTTTGTGGCGATTCAGGTATTAGCAAAATGGATGCACCCGGAGCTGTTTAAGGATATCGATCCTGATGCAACGTTCCGTACCTTCCATGAGAAGTTCCTGCCGCTGCCCTATCAGCCAGGTTACTGGGTCACGCTGCCAGCGAAGAAATAA
- a CDS encoding methyl-accepting chemotaxis protein, with product MNITQRLLLIFSLMSLALISLVIVTLSLLSGFQSRAEYVQENTIPSFKYISQLVEKSNSLVLFLYRHQTISENDKLNAIEQDITKTSEEVKALNDYYLKNLSSNEEDTRVSNQAADIIGKIQSSLPAFFAASRSNQKEDSLKLLQGMGGPGEAVRNLIATYREQFNLNVRIGDELRKQNVAAYEKSWIGLLSSSILIVLLIGFFAVRTILGIRKSLNAMSQTMENVSHSLNLTIQADERRKDEVGNTARAFNSLIHRVSSALAAVSASSQSVSSAATQIAAGNEDLSSRTEEQAASLEQTAASMTELAETVRQNAENTQQASLLAGNASRISINSADSVSTMLNTMEHIRTSSGKITDIIALIEGIAFQTNILALNAAVEAARAGEQGRGFAVVAGEVRTLAQRSSTAAREIKDLIDASNSLVSEGVDQASDVGKNMSAMKDAIQQVTDLVNEIAAATEEQSKGINLVHQAVNQMDDVTQQNASLVEEASAASQSLQEQANTLSQLVGQFIVGQESSLAHSSAPVPLGILAPRLSSVKKKSSAAQDEADWQRF from the coding sequence ATGAATATCACACAACGCTTGCTACTGATATTCTCGTTAATGTCCTTAGCGTTGATCTCGTTGGTCATCGTTACATTGTCATTATTATCAGGCTTTCAATCTCGTGCTGAATATGTTCAGGAAAATACGATCCCGAGTTTCAAATACATAAGTCAACTAGTCGAAAAAAGTAACTCATTGGTACTTTTTTTGTATCGTCACCAAACCATCTCAGAAAATGACAAGCTCAATGCCATTGAGCAGGATATAACGAAAACTTCTGAAGAAGTAAAAGCGCTTAATGATTATTACCTGAAAAATCTTTCGTCGAATGAAGAAGATACTCGGGTGTCAAATCAGGCAGCGGATATAATTGGAAAAATACAGTCGTCACTTCCCGCTTTTTTTGCTGCATCGCGCTCAAACCAAAAAGAAGACTCTCTTAAGCTTTTACAGGGAATGGGGGGGCCAGGGGAGGCTGTTCGCAATTTAATCGCAACTTATCGCGAACAGTTTAACCTTAATGTTCGAATCGGGGATGAGTTGCGTAAGCAGAATGTGGCCGCTTACGAGAAGTCATGGATCGGTCTATTATCGAGTTCGATATTGATTGTCTTATTGATCGGCTTTTTCGCGGTAAGAACGATTCTGGGCATTAGAAAAAGTCTGAACGCCATGAGCCAAACGATGGAAAACGTGAGCCATAGTCTTAACCTGACAATACAGGCAGATGAACGACGTAAAGATGAGGTAGGAAATACGGCCAGAGCCTTCAATAGCCTGATCCACCGAGTCTCATCTGCATTGGCTGCCGTGAGTGCATCGTCGCAGTCGGTAAGCAGTGCGGCGACGCAGATTGCGGCGGGGAATGAAGATTTGTCATCCCGAACTGAAGAACAGGCTGCTTCGCTGGAGCAAACGGCTGCGAGTATGACGGAACTTGCGGAAACGGTGCGTCAGAATGCGGAGAACACACAACAGGCGAGTCTGCTGGCGGGGAATGCTAGCCGGATTTCGATCAATAGCGCGGATTCCGTCAGCACCATGCTGAATACAATGGAACACATTCGTACTAGCTCAGGTAAGATCACCGACATCATTGCGCTTATCGAAGGCATTGCATTTCAGACCAACATTCTTGCCCTGAATGCGGCGGTAGAAGCGGCACGCGCTGGTGAACAAGGCCGCGGTTTCGCCGTGGTTGCGGGAGAAGTACGCACACTGGCACAGCGGTCATCTACGGCAGCGCGTGAAATCAAGGACTTAATTGATGCCTCAAATTCGCTGGTATCGGAAGGTGTGGATCAAGCGAGTGATGTAGGAAAAAATATGTCGGCGATGAAAGACGCCATCCAGCAGGTGACCGACTTAGTGAATGAAATCGCGGCGGCAACGGAAGAGCAAAGTAAGGGAATTAACTTAGTACATCAGGCAGTTAATCAGATGGATGATGTGACTCAGCAAAATGCTTCATTGGTGGAGGAGGCCTCTGCGGCGTCGCAATCGTTACAAGAACAAGCCAATACGTTGAGCCAATTGGTCGGACAATTCATTGTAGGACAGGAATCTTCCTTGGCGCACTCTTCAGCGCCTGTGCCACTAGGAATACTCGCGCCGCGTCTCTCGTCCGTGAAGAAAAAAAGTTCTGCTGCTCAGGATGAAGCGGACTGGCAACGCTTTTAA
- a CDS encoding ABC transporter ATP-binding protein, with product MNQQTASGLRLSHFRAGYPKRQVIRDLSVPELPRGKITVLLGPNGSGKSTLLRAMAGLNASEGELWLDDTNLMTLPFAQRAEKVVYLPQSLPAGVHLHVLESIIVAQRASGGMHNAEKQDEVMSLLRQLGIEHLALSYLDQLSGGQKQLVGLAQSLIRQPSLLLLDEPLSALDLNYQFHVMDLVRKETRKRNIITVVVVHDINIALRHGDHVLMLQNGNLIANGAPAEVISPESLSAVYGVRGRIERCSQGVPQVIIDGLVSEPTI from the coding sequence ATGAACCAGCAAACCGCTTCTGGATTACGCCTTTCCCACTTTCGCGCCGGTTACCCCAAGCGTCAGGTGATTCGCGATCTGTCCGTCCCAGAGCTGCCGCGCGGGAAAATTACCGTGCTGCTCGGCCCCAACGGCAGCGGCAAATCAACGCTATTGCGTGCAATGGCAGGTCTGAACGCGTCCGAAGGTGAACTGTGGTTGGATGACACCAACCTGATGACGTTGCCATTCGCTCAGCGGGCGGAAAAAGTCGTTTATCTGCCGCAGTCCCTGCCCGCAGGCGTTCACCTGCACGTGCTGGAATCGATTATCGTCGCACAGCGCGCGTCCGGCGGCATGCACAACGCCGAAAAGCAGGATGAAGTGATGAGCCTGCTGCGTCAGTTAGGCATTGAACATCTGGCGTTGAGCTATCTCGATCAGCTCTCCGGCGGACAGAAACAGCTGGTGGGGTTAGCACAATCGCTGATCCGTCAACCTTCGCTGCTCCTGTTGGACGAACCGCTTAGCGCACTCGATCTGAACTATCAGTTCCACGTGATGGATTTGGTACGCAAGGAAACGCGCAAGCGCAACATCATCACCGTCGTGGTGGTGCATGACATCAACATCGCGCTGCGTCATGGCGACCATGTATTGATGCTGCAAAACGGTAATTTGATTGCCAATGGCGCACCGGCCGAGGTGATTAGCCCTGAAAGCCTGTCAGCGGTCTATGGCGTACGCGGACGCATCGAGCGCTGTTCGCAGGGCGTGCCGCAGGTGATTATCGACGGGCTGGTCAGCGAACCGACCATCTAA
- a CDS encoding FecCD family ABC transporter permease, with the protein MSTTIEPSIRNTAADANTIMDNYRGILRRRVGVMAILLLIIIGSLLLDFTMGPSGLPLDVLWQTLTDPASADAGTRVIVWDIRLPYALMAIVVGLSLGLAGAEMQTILNNPLASPFTLGVSSAAAFGAALAIVLGIGIPGIPAQWFISANAFIFALLAALLLDGITRWTQVATSGVVLFGIALVFTFNALVSMLQFIANEDTLQGLVFWTMGSLARASWEKLGILLLVLIIVMPISLMSSWKLTALRLGEDRAVSFGINVRRLRLATLLRISILSAISVAFVGPIGFIGLVAPHIARMIFGEDHRFYLPASALTGALVLSMASVASKNLIPGVIIPVGIVTSLVGVPFFLSIILRHRGNV; encoded by the coding sequence ATGAGTACAACCATTGAACCGAGTATCCGCAATACTGCCGCAGATGCCAACACCATTATGGACAACTATCGCGGCATCCTTCGACGCCGCGTGGGTGTTATGGCGATACTGCTGTTGATCATCATCGGCTCGTTGTTGCTGGATTTCACGATGGGGCCTTCAGGGCTGCCGCTTGATGTGCTTTGGCAGACGCTGACCGATCCGGCCAGCGCCGATGCCGGTACGCGCGTGATCGTTTGGGATATTCGTCTGCCTTACGCACTGATGGCTATCGTGGTCGGGCTGTCACTTGGTCTGGCCGGTGCAGAAATGCAAACGATCCTGAACAACCCGCTGGCCAGTCCGTTTACGCTCGGCGTTTCTTCCGCCGCCGCATTCGGCGCTGCGCTGGCTATCGTCCTCGGTATCGGCATCCCCGGTATTCCGGCTCAGTGGTTTATCTCCGCAAATGCCTTTATCTTTGCGCTGCTGGCAGCGTTGCTGCTTGATGGCATTACGCGCTGGACGCAGGTCGCGACCTCCGGCGTCGTGCTGTTCGGTATCGCGCTGGTGTTCACCTTCAACGCGCTGGTATCCATGCTCCAGTTCATCGCCAACGAAGACACGCTGCAAGGTCTGGTGTTCTGGACGATGGGCAGCCTGGCTCGTGCCTCGTGGGAAAAATTAGGCATCCTGCTGCTGGTGCTCATCATCGTGATGCCAATTTCGCTGATGAGCTCATGGAAACTGACCGCGCTGCGGTTGGGTGAAGATCGCGCCGTGAGTTTTGGCATTAACGTCCGCCGCCTGCGTCTGGCGACGCTGCTGCGCATCAGTATTTTGTCCGCCATTTCGGTCGCGTTTGTTGGCCCCATCGGCTTTATCGGTCTGGTTGCTCCGCATATCGCACGTATGATTTTCGGTGAAGACCACCGTTTCTATCTGCCTGCCAGCGCGTTAACTGGCGCGCTGGTGCTGTCGATGGCATCCGTTGCCTCGAAAAACCTCATCCCCGGCGTCATTATACCAGTCGGGATCGTCACATCACTGGTTGGCGTTCCCTTCTTCCTGAGTATCATCCTGCGCCACAGAGGAAACGTATGA